From the Saccharobesus litoralis genome, one window contains:
- the ppnP gene encoding pyrimidine/purine nucleoside phosphorylase, whose amino-acid sequence MSEFNNVTVVKAANVYFDGKVTSRTVKFESGEAKTLGIMMPGDYEFGTEKKELMEILQGEVDVQVKGAEGFTRYEGGQSFEVPANSSFKINALGVVDYCCSYID is encoded by the coding sequence ATGAGTGAATTTAATAACGTAACTGTCGTTAAAGCTGCTAACGTATATTTTGATGGTAAAGTCACTAGCCGTACCGTTAAGTTTGAATCAGGCGAAGCAAAAACATTAGGTATTATGATGCCTGGTGACTATGAATTCGGTACTGAGAAAAAAGAACTAATGGAAATTTTACAAGGCGAAGTAGACGTGCAAGTGAAAGGCGCTGAAGGTTTTACACGTTATGAAGGTGGTCAATCTTTTGAAGTGCCAGCAAACTCTTCATTTAAAATTAACGCGTTAGGCGTAGTTGACTATTGTTGTTCTTATATTGACTAA
- a CDS encoding globin family protein, which produces MTPQQINLVQQSWEQVVPIAKDAANLFYNKLFELDPSLRSLFSEDIEEQGKKLMTVLTTVVRGLKQLDKLTETVWLLGRRHNVYGVSQQHYTTVAAALLWTLEQGLGTAFTTQVKDAWVAAYTVLAQVMQAGASYEYASFDDWQAQQT; this is translated from the coding sequence ATGACACCACAACAAATTAATCTTGTTCAACAAAGTTGGGAACAAGTTGTTCCTATAGCAAAAGATGCTGCAAATTTGTTTTATAACAAACTGTTTGAGTTAGATCCTAGTTTACGTTCACTATTTAGTGAGGATATTGAAGAACAAGGCAAAAAGCTCATGACAGTGCTGACAACGGTTGTGCGTGGTCTTAAGCAGTTAGATAAACTTACTGAAACAGTTTGGTTACTAGGTCGCAGACATAATGTGTATGGTGTTAGCCAGCAACACTATACAACCGTTGCTGCAGCCTTGTTGTGGACGTTAGAGCAGGGGTTAGGTACCGCCTTTACAACGCAGGTTAAAGACGCGTGGGTCGCTGCTTACACTGTTTTAGCACAAGTCATGCAAGCAGGCGCATCATACGAATATGCCAGCTTTGATGATTGGCAAGCTCAACAAACCTAG
- the cysS gene encoding cysteine--tRNA ligase, protein MLQIYNTLTREKQKFEPIKAGKVGLYVCGVTVYDLCHIGHARTYIAFDNMVRFLRFSGYDVTYVRNITDVDDKIIKRAIENNESCETLTERTIGDMHQDFDSLNLLRPDIEPRVTTHMQEIIDMVATLIEKNHAYIAGSGDVLFDVSSFADYGKLSGQDLEQLQAGARVDVDDTKRNPLDFVLWKMAKVGEPSWQSPWGDGRPGWHIECSAMNAKELGAHFDIHGGGSDLAFPHHENEVAQSCCSLDTPYVNYWMHSGMVQVDSEKMSKSLGNFFTIREVLNKYDAETTRFFLTTGQYRSQLNYSTDNLDQARASMERIYTALRDIDIADVKLDTANPYVEKFVAAMNDDFNTPEALAVLFELAKDLNVAKQENNDNTAELASILKGLGGLLGLLQQDPNQFLQGGGNDDEVALIESLIQQRKDARAAKDWAKADEARDKLNELGVIVEDKGGVTSWRKK, encoded by the coding sequence ATGTTGCAAATCTACAATACCCTAACACGCGAAAAGCAAAAATTTGAACCCATTAAAGCAGGCAAAGTAGGCCTATATGTATGTGGAGTTACCGTATATGACCTATGTCATATTGGTCATGCACGTACGTATATTGCATTTGATAATATGGTTCGCTTTTTACGTTTTAGTGGCTACGACGTCACTTACGTGCGCAATATTACCGATGTAGACGATAAAATCATCAAGCGTGCCATTGAAAATAATGAATCGTGCGAAACACTAACCGAACGCACTATCGGCGATATGCACCAAGACTTTGATTCGTTGAACTTGCTACGCCCTGACATTGAGCCTCGTGTTACCACACACATGCAAGAAATTATCGACATGGTGGCAACCCTCATTGAGAAAAATCATGCCTATATTGCCGGCAGTGGTGATGTATTGTTTGATGTATCGAGTTTTGCTGATTACGGTAAACTTAGTGGCCAAGATTTAGAACAACTACAAGCGGGTGCGCGTGTCGACGTTGACGACACCAAACGTAACCCATTGGATTTTGTTTTATGGAAAATGGCTAAAGTTGGCGAACCAAGCTGGCAATCACCTTGGGGCGATGGCCGCCCCGGTTGGCATATTGAATGTTCTGCCATGAATGCTAAAGAGCTAGGCGCTCATTTTGATATTCATGGTGGTGGCTCTGATCTCGCTTTTCCACACCACGAAAATGAAGTTGCACAAAGCTGCTGCTCACTAGATACGCCTTATGTTAATTACTGGATGCACTCAGGCATGGTACAAGTTGACTCAGAAAAGATGTCTAAATCACTGGGTAACTTCTTTACTATTCGCGAAGTACTCAATAAATATGATGCTGAAACCACACGCTTTTTCTTAACAACGGGCCAATATCGTAGCCAGTTAAACTACTCGACTGATAATTTAGATCAAGCTCGCGCCTCAATGGAGCGAATTTATACAGCATTACGTGATATAGATATTGCCGATGTTAAGTTAGATACCGCTAACCCATATGTAGAAAAGTTTGTAGCGGCTATGAATGATGACTTTAATACACCAGAAGCTTTAGCTGTGTTATTCGAGTTAGCCAAAGACCTGAACGTAGCTAAACAAGAAAACAACGACAATACAGCCGAATTAGCATCAATATTGAAAGGGTTAGGCGGATTGTTAGGTTTATTACAACAAGATCCTAATCAATTCTTACAAGGCGGTGGAAACGACGACGAAGTCGCGTTGATAGAATCGTTGATCCAACAACGTAAAGATGCCCGAGCCGCAAAAGACTGGGCAAAAGCTGACGAAGCGCGCGACAAATTAAATGAACTCGGCGTAATAGTAGAAGATAAAGGTGGTGTAACTAGCTGGCGCAAAAAATAA
- a CDS encoding UDP-2,3-diacylglucosamine diphosphatase — translation MPTYFISDLHLEQDRPDITELFLQFLKTIKPADELYILGDFFCFWLGDDDPSSWLVPIKKGLQRLTGQGTKTYFMVGNRDFAVGKAFCHETGITFLKDPTITHLNGQRTLLLHGDSLCTDDVGYQRYRAFIRNPVVLFILRNLPLATRLKIAQKLRRSSQDKQSQMALDELDVNTAAVAQCMDDWQVDLMIHGHTHRPKIHNHARSEGRGTRIVLGDWYTQGSILELNDDGFNLYSLPLPKL, via the coding sequence ATGCCAACCTATTTCATCTCTGATCTACATCTTGAACAAGATCGTCCCGATATTACCGAATTATTTTTACAGTTTCTAAAAACCATTAAGCCGGCAGACGAGCTTTATATTCTAGGCGACTTTTTTTGCTTTTGGTTAGGCGATGACGATCCTTCATCATGGCTTGTGCCGATTAAGAAAGGTTTACAAAGATTGACTGGGCAGGGCACCAAAACTTACTTTATGGTAGGTAATCGTGATTTTGCAGTGGGTAAAGCTTTTTGCCATGAAACAGGGATCACCTTTCTTAAAGATCCAACTATAACCCACTTAAATGGCCAACGCACCTTGTTGTTACACGGTGATTCTTTGTGCACCGACGACGTCGGCTATCAAAGGTATCGGGCCTTTATTCGTAACCCCGTTGTGCTTTTTATATTACGTAATTTGCCGCTTGCAACTCGACTAAAAATAGCGCAAAAACTACGTCGTTCGAGTCAAGACAAACAAAGCCAAATGGCGTTGGATGAATTAGATGTTAATACAGCTGCGGTTGCACAGTGTATGGACGATTGGCAAGTCGATTTAATGATCCATGGTCACACACACAGACCAAAAATTCATAACCATGCTAGAAGTGAAGGGCGGGGCACCCGAATCGTATTAGGTGATTGGTATACGCAGGGCAGTATTTTAGAGTTAAACGATGACGGTTTTAACTTATACAGCTTGCCTTTGCCAAAGTTATAA
- a CDS encoding MFS transporter: MLDMQRKLTKPFYMMLSLPSTAMGFALSIQIAALSWLLSTQHNLDIHQIGIVWAAGPVAGILGQVIIGFISDKVWFWNGRRRPFILIGGFFAAMSLLALPNIGVISDSLGLEGVMGIAILVALSLDLSVNISFNPTRSIIADVTEEGKPRTLGYTWMQTVSGTFGMLAYLIGAQVGNITLIYVGVFIVLAFSLIPPFFIEEPRELELKDETDEPESRKFDFMQLMKDIKPLWGFLGYSIYASYLHLSGVTVESNIGELIAFVITLFFVFETLATREEGKPKEEADHIGFKKILAAHSFSWIGVQTMFVFTYAFLQEKMPLMELIPESIANSGNAEAIKTETDMVLGQIISYSFAVLNFVGALLPAFVLGPLANKIGRIKTHSYALIIMAVAYGIIGFMGTTPTMMYLLMAVAGIGWASIISLPFAIMSERVEQGKMGLYMGLFNLSVVLPQLVVSLGISLFLNRVEDKSMIFMVCAVSLAISAIAWLVIKENPHGQPDPAGLSVGDNH; this comes from the coding sequence ATGCTCGATATGCAACGCAAGCTAACCAAACCGTTTTACATGATGTTGAGTTTGCCTTCGACTGCAATGGGATTTGCACTATCTATTCAAATTGCCGCGCTAAGTTGGCTTTTGAGCACCCAACATAACTTAGATATTCATCAAATTGGTATTGTATGGGCAGCAGGTCCGGTGGCCGGTATTTTAGGCCAAGTTATCATCGGCTTTATTAGCGATAAAGTGTGGTTTTGGAATGGGCGCAGACGCCCCTTCATACTCATTGGGGGTTTCTTTGCGGCAATGTCACTGCTTGCCCTACCCAATATTGGCGTTATTTCGGACTCACTAGGGTTGGAAGGCGTTATGGGAATAGCCATTCTCGTGGCCTTGTCATTAGATTTATCCGTTAATATCAGTTTTAACCCGACACGTTCCATCATTGCTGATGTAACCGAAGAAGGAAAACCGCGCACTCTTGGCTACACCTGGATGCAAACGGTATCTGGCACTTTTGGTATGTTAGCTTATTTAATTGGCGCACAGGTGGGCAATATTACGCTCATCTATGTTGGCGTTTTTATTGTGCTGGCTTTTTCATTAATCCCACCCTTTTTTATTGAAGAGCCTCGCGAACTTGAATTAAAAGATGAAACCGATGAGCCTGAATCACGTAAGTTTGATTTTATGCAACTGATGAAAGACATCAAACCCTTGTGGGGCTTTTTAGGCTATTCAATTTACGCCTCCTATTTGCATTTATCTGGCGTCACCGTTGAATCAAACATTGGCGAGCTTATCGCTTTTGTGATCACCCTATTTTTTGTGTTTGAAACATTAGCCACTCGCGAAGAAGGAAAACCTAAAGAAGAAGCTGACCACATTGGCTTTAAAAAGATCCTAGCTGCACATTCTTTTAGTTGGATTGGCGTGCAAACCATGTTTGTTTTTACTTACGCATTTTTACAAGAAAAAATGCCACTGATGGAGTTGATCCCTGAATCCATTGCTAATTCAGGTAATGCCGAGGCAATTAAAACTGAAACGGATATGGTATTGGGGCAAATTATTTCTTATAGCTTTGCAGTGCTAAATTTTGTTGGGGCTTTATTACCTGCTTTTGTTTTAGGACCATTGGCTAACAAAATAGGTCGGATTAAAACTCATAGCTATGCACTGATTATAATGGCTGTCGCTTATGGCATTATCGGCTTTATGGGGACAACGCCAACCATGATGTATTTATTAATGGCAGTCGCTGGGATAGGTTGGGCCTCAATTATCAGTTTGCCGTTTGCAATCATGTCTGAACGCGTAGAGCAAGGTAAAATGGGCTTATATATGGGACTATTCAATTTATCTGTGGTGCTACCGCAATTAGTTGTCAGCTTAGGAATCAGCTTGTTCTTGAATCGAGTAGAAGATAAAAGCATGATTTTTATGGTTTGTGCCGTGTCCCTTGCTATTTCGGCTATTGCTTGGCTAGTCATCAAAGAAAACCCACACGGTCAGCCAGATCCGGCTGGTTTATCTGTCGGTGATAATCATTAG
- a CDS encoding Hsp20 family protein, translated as MRNLDFTPLYRSFIGFDHLASMLDNASRQDKSAGYPPYNIELIDENHYKVSMAVAGFTEEQLEIRVENNHLIVAGKKPEQQEDKQYLYKGISERNFERKFQLGDHVKVIGADLENGLLHIDLEREIPEALKPKTIAINAKNRTLDVKE; from the coding sequence ATGCGTAACTTAGACTTCACTCCACTATACCGTTCATTCATTGGTTTCGATCACTTAGCTTCAATGCTTGATAACGCTTCGCGTCAAGATAAATCAGCGGGCTATCCTCCATACAACATTGAGTTGATCGATGAAAACCATTACAAAGTTTCCATGGCTGTTGCAGGTTTCACTGAAGAGCAACTAGAGATCCGAGTTGAAAACAATCATCTAATTGTTGCTGGCAAAAAACCTGAACAACAAGAAGACAAACAATATTTATATAAAGGTATTTCAGAGCGTAATTTTGAACGTAAGTTCCAACTTGGCGACCACGTTAAAGTAATAGGTGCCGATCTTGAAAACGGTCTATTGCATATTGATTTAGAGCGCGAAATACCCGAGGCATTAAAGCCAAAAACGATAGCGATAAACGCAAAAAATCGCACGCTCGATGTAAAAGAGTAA
- the gltX gene encoding glutamate--tRNA ligase, translated as MTIKTRFAPSPTGFLHVGGARTALYSWLYAQANQGEFVLRIEDTDLERSTQEAIDAILEGMKWLGLEWNEGPYYQTQRFDRYKQLIAQLIAEGKAYRCYCTPQELDAMREKQMAAGEKPRYTGVWRDRTDYPEDKPFVIRFRNPQEGSVKFADHVRGEIEVANSELDDLIIQRSDGSPTYNFCVVVDDWDMGITHVVRGEDHINNTPRQINILQALNAPVPEYAHVSMILGDDGAKLSKRHGAVSVMQYRDEGYLPQALLNYLVRLGWSHGDQEIFSMEEMQNLFSLDAINKAASAFNTEKLVWLNQHYIKTTPATEVAEHLAWHLDDQKLDTSNGPAIEDVISAQAERVKTLKELVEISRYYYEDFSSFDEKAAKKHLRPVAQQPLEVVKAKLEALDDWTPEAIHAAINATAEELEVGMGKVGMPLRVAVTGAGNSPSLDITLNLIGKARSVQRIDQALAFIAQRANS; from the coding sequence ATGACGATTAAAACCCGTTTCGCACCTAGCCCAACTGGTTTCCTTCACGTAGGTGGTGCACGTACTGCGTTGTATTCTTGGTTGTATGCGCAAGCAAACCAAGGCGAGTTTGTTTTACGTATTGAAGATACTGATCTTGAACGTTCAACTCAGGAAGCTATTGATGCCATATTAGAAGGCATGAAATGGTTAGGTTTAGAGTGGAATGAAGGCCCTTATTATCAAACTCAACGTTTTGATCGTTATAAGCAACTTATCGCGCAATTAATAGCCGAAGGTAAAGCTTATCGTTGTTATTGTACGCCACAAGAATTAGACGCCATGCGTGAAAAGCAAATGGCTGCGGGTGAAAAGCCACGTTATACCGGTGTGTGGCGTGATCGCACGGATTACCCAGAAGACAAACCTTTTGTTATTCGTTTTCGCAATCCGCAAGAAGGTAGCGTTAAGTTTGCCGATCATGTTCGTGGCGAAATTGAAGTGGCTAACAGTGAATTAGATGATTTAATTATTCAACGTTCAGATGGTAGCCCAACATATAACTTTTGTGTTGTTGTTGATGACTGGGATATGGGCATTACACATGTTGTACGTGGTGAAGACCATATTAACAACACACCGCGCCAAATTAATATTTTACAAGCATTAAACGCTCCAGTACCAGAATACGCGCATGTTTCTATGATTTTAGGAGATGACGGCGCTAAGTTGTCTAAGCGTCATGGTGCGGTTAGTGTTATGCAATATCGTGACGAAGGGTATTTGCCTCAAGCGTTACTTAATTATTTAGTACGTCTTGGTTGGTCGCATGGCGATCAAGAAATCTTCTCTATGGAAGAAATGCAAAACCTATTCAGCTTAGATGCCATTAACAAGGCTGCGTCGGCATTTAATACCGAAAAGCTAGTTTGGTTAAACCAACACTATATTAAAACTACGCCTGCAACTGAAGTGGCTGAGCATTTAGCTTGGCATTTAGATGATCAAAAATTGGATACCAGTAATGGTCCTGCAATTGAAGATGTGATTAGCGCTCAGGCTGAACGGGTAAAAACATTAAAAGAGCTAGTCGAGATCTCTCGCTATTACTATGAAGACTTTTCAAGCTTTGATGAAAAAGCCGCTAAAAAGCATTTACGTCCAGTTGCCCAGCAGCCACTTGAAGTCGTAAAAGCGAAATTAGAAGCATTAGACGATTGGACGCCAGAGGCGATCCACGCCGCGATTAATGCGACAGCAGAAGAATTGGAAGTCGGTATGGGTAAAGTCGGTATGCCATTGCGTGTTGCGGTAACGGGAGCAGGGAATTCACCATCGCTTGATATTACGCTTAACCTGATTGGTAAGGCTCGCTCTGTACAAAGAATAGACCAAGCTTTAGCATTTATTGCGCAAAGAGCAAATTCTTAA
- the ylqF gene encoding ribosome biogenesis GTPase YlqF, translating to MAVNWYPGHMHKAQKEIAEIMPTIDVIIEVLDARIPYSSNNPMIAKLRGDKPFIKVLNKKDLADPAVTQLWLDYFNGQPETKAIAISAKNTAETKQILNLCQQLAPHRVQAGKQLRALICGIPNVGKSTTINVLADRIIAKTGNEPAVTKAQQRIRLENDIVLSDTPGMLWPKVENENSGYRLAATGAVKDTAMESDDVGTYIVEYLMEAYPEKLKARYGLDEFGYTGYDTLELIGRKRGCLRAGGRVEMNQAGDIVINELRESTIGYISMETPSMMEQEEAALEIEREKKAAKKAERKKNFKKRNR from the coding sequence ATGGCTGTTAATTGGTATCCGGGGCATATGCATAAAGCCCAAAAAGAAATCGCTGAAATTATGCCGACTATCGACGTAATTATAGAAGTGTTGGATGCGCGTATTCCTTATAGCAGTAATAATCCAATGATTGCCAAACTGCGCGGTGATAAACCCTTCATTAAGGTTTTAAATAAAAAAGACCTAGCGGATCCTGCGGTAACTCAATTGTGGTTAGATTACTTTAATGGCCAGCCCGAGACTAAAGCGATTGCAATTAGCGCTAAAAACACGGCTGAAACCAAGCAAATATTAAATTTATGTCAGCAGCTTGCACCGCATCGAGTACAAGCCGGTAAGCAACTTAGAGCGCTTATATGTGGCATACCTAATGTCGGTAAATCAACCACAATCAATGTCTTGGCGGATCGTATCATTGCTAAAACTGGTAATGAGCCCGCCGTGACTAAAGCCCAACAACGCATTCGTTTAGAAAACGACATAGTGTTATCCGATACTCCTGGCATGTTATGGCCTAAAGTAGAGAATGAAAATTCAGGATATCGTTTAGCCGCAACAGGGGCGGTTAAAGATACCGCAATGGAATCTGACGACGTTGGCACCTATATCGTCGAATATTTAATGGAAGCTTATCCAGAAAAGCTCAAAGCGCGTTACGGCTTAGATGAGTTTGGCTATACCGGTTATGACACACTTGAGCTTATTGGCCGAAAGCGTGGCTGTTTACGAGCAGGCGGTAGGGTAGAGATGAACCAAGCTGGTGATATAGTAATAAATGAGCTGCGAGAGTCGACAATTGGCTATATTTCAATGGAAACGCCTAGCATGATGGAACAAGAAGAAGCTGCATTAGAAATAGAGCGAGAAAAAAAGGCGGCCAAGAAAGCGGAACGTAAAAAGAACTTTAAAAAACGAAATCGTTAA
- a CDS encoding BaiN/RdsA family NAD(P)/FAD-dependent oxidoreductase yields MNQVDVVVIGAGAAGLMCAIESAKRGRKTLLLEHGKRPGRKILIAGGGRCNFTNMDVEASNYLCGNKHFVKSALAQYTQWDFIGLVCDHNIAYFEKTLGQLFCEDSAHDILNMLLAELKNSGAELITQATVTDISQQDNAYHILSSQGDFVCQSLVIATGGLSMPKLGATPFGFKIAEQFGHTVLPTRAGLVPFTYKEAQKQQYEAISGVSMPCIATSDDGTSFKEDMLFTHRGVSGPATLQISSYWQENQAVSYNFDVDNSLIENVEKARQEQPKLKLVNLLTRIYPKRFIEIEAKRLNFFDKAIGQLTKTESQQLAQHFQSWQFTPNGTEGYRTAEVTMGGVDTNHVSSKTMESKLSPGLFFVGEVLDVTGWLGGYNFQWAWSSGFVAGQNC; encoded by the coding sequence TTGAATCAAGTTGATGTTGTCGTCATTGGTGCCGGAGCAGCCGGACTGATGTGTGCGATAGAGTCCGCTAAGCGCGGACGTAAAACCCTGTTGTTAGAACATGGCAAACGGCCAGGGCGTAAAATTTTAATCGCAGGGGGCGGTCGTTGTAATTTTACTAATATGGATGTTGAAGCATCTAACTACTTGTGTGGTAATAAACACTTTGTTAAATCTGCGCTCGCTCAATATACGCAGTGGGATTTTATTGGCTTAGTTTGTGATCATAACATTGCTTATTTCGAGAAAACCTTAGGCCAGTTATTTTGTGAGGACAGTGCGCACGACATTTTGAATATGCTACTGGCAGAGCTAAAAAACAGTGGAGCCGAGCTTATAACTCAAGCCACGGTAACTGATATTTCTCAGCAAGATAATGCTTACCATATTTTGTCATCGCAAGGTGACTTCGTTTGCCAGTCATTGGTGATTGCTACTGGGGGCTTATCAATGCCTAAACTGGGCGCAACACCATTTGGATTTAAAATTGCCGAGCAGTTTGGCCATACCGTATTGCCCACTCGCGCAGGTTTAGTGCCGTTTACCTATAAAGAAGCGCAAAAGCAGCAATACGAAGCCATTAGTGGTGTTTCCATGCCATGTATTGCAACCAGTGATGATGGCACCAGTTTTAAAGAAGATATGCTATTTACCCATCGTGGTGTCAGTGGTCCAGCTACACTGCAAATATCCAGCTACTGGCAAGAAAACCAAGCCGTTAGCTACAATTTTGATGTGGATAATAGTCTTATTGAAAACGTCGAAAAAGCGCGGCAAGAACAGCCCAAGCTAAAATTGGTTAATTTACTCACGCGTATATACCCTAAGCGCTTTATCGAGATAGAAGCCAAACGACTTAACTTTTTTGACAAGGCTATTGGCCAATTAACCAAAACAGAAAGCCAGCAATTAGCTCAACATTTTCAATCTTGGCAATTTACCCCTAACGGCACTGAAGGCTATAGAACAGCCGAGGTAACTATGGGCGGGGTCGATACTAACCATGTTTCGTCTAAAACCATGGAGTCGAAATTGTCCCCTGGACTATTTTTTGTGGGCGAAGTGTTGGATGTAACAGGCTGGCTTGGCGGCTACAATTTTCAATGGGCTTGGAGCAGCGGCTTTGTTGCTGGGCAGAATTGCTAA
- a CDS encoding peptidylprolyl isomerase, whose protein sequence is MITFSTNMGDIQIELDFDNAPVTANNFLQYCKEGFYEGTIFHRVIKGFMIQGGGMEAGMGEKETRDPIKNEANNGLKNEIGTLAMARTMDPHSASAQFFINVADNAFLNFRSETQDGWGYAVFGKVTAGMDIVQKIEGVKTGSFGFHQDVPVEEIIIEKVTVAE, encoded by the coding sequence ATGATCACCTTTTCTACCAATATGGGCGATATTCAAATCGAGTTAGATTTTGACAACGCACCGGTTACGGCAAACAACTTTTTACAATACTGTAAAGAAGGCTTTTACGAAGGCACTATTTTTCACCGCGTGATTAAAGGTTTTATGATCCAAGGTGGTGGTATGGAAGCAGGCATGGGTGAAAAAGAAACGCGTGATCCTATTAAGAACGAAGCTAATAACGGTCTTAAAAACGAGATTGGCACGTTAGCCATGGCGCGTACTATGGATCCACACTCAGCCAGTGCTCAGTTTTTTATTAATGTTGCTGACAATGCATTCCTTAACTTCCGCTCTGAAACACAAGACGGTTGGGGTTATGCGGTATTTGGAAAAGTGACTGCAGGCATGGATATAGTGCAAAAAATTGAAGGCGTAAAAACGGGTAGTTTTGGATTTCACCAAGATGTTCCGGTTGAAGAAATTATCATTGAAAAAGTGACTGTTGCTGAATAG